From a single Arachis duranensis cultivar V14167 unplaced genomic scaffold, aradu.V14167.gnm2.J7QH unplaced_Scaffold_194346, whole genome shotgun sequence genomic region:
- the LOC107472150 gene encoding uncharacterized protein LOC107472150: MAALIVGEVEQLSKDRDIIMESQSRKLQWIDIFHPSYLALQYPLLFPYGEDGFRLGIATSDSISARPTKKNKTITLRQFFAFRLQKRTGESPLILRSKRLFQQFLVDAYTMVELERLKFFRCKQPQLRVDKYKCLHESLINGDVDVSRLGKRIILSNTFTGGPRYAGYPSYFITMTCNPEWDEIKREVTPIGLKAEDRPDILCRVFKIKFDGLIDDLKEEKIFGKILGYDIDKHITAEIPDENERPNLHGAFQNYMVHDPCDPRTDNGRIVKKRECVLDNKFIVSYNPELLLKFGCHINVEYTCQTSSIKYLFKYVHKGNDRVTTTLYNVGDPSEATQVVDKIRNYYDFRYILACEAVWRLFGYEIQEKEVFVIRLSFHLEDKQLVVYGKKSNVNDIVERAISHKSMFLGWMAANMSYPYARSLTYAEFPTKFVWKDDSSKWFSRKKSFTIGRLTHVPAELTMSDDEIKQLCLMDIDKILHSYGKTLKDYPPMPLAIEVDSSLLTEKIIREELNFNRDDLKKNASDMLAIATPEQRYAFDKIVTAVYCDEGGFFFVYGHGVLKLTKNMRLSVGTTASDQDETEQFGEWLLKVGDGLIGDNMDG, translated from the exons ATGGCTGCGTTGATTGTTGGCGAAGTCGAACAACTTagcaaagatagagatattaTTATGGAGAGTCAATCTAGAAAGCTCCAGTGGATTGATATTTTTCATCCATCTTATTTAGCCTTGCAATATCCATTGTTGTTTCCGTATGGAGAGGATGGATTTCGTTTGGGTATTGCAACATCAGATTCTATCTCTGCTAGGcctacaaaaaaaaacaaaacaatcaCTTTGCGACAGTTCTTTGCTTTTCGACTACAGAAAAGGACGGGTGAATCTCCGTTAATTTTGAGATCAAAGAGATTATTCCAACAGTTTCTGGTAGATGCCTACACAATGGTGGAATTAGAGAGGTTAAAATTCTTTAGGTGTAAACAACCACAGTTGAGGGTTGACAAATATAAATGTTTGCATGAAAGTCTTATAAACGGGGATGTAGATGTTTCAAGGCTTGGCAAAAGAATCATTCTTTCCAATACTTTTACCGGTGGACCTAG ATATGCAGGATATCCTAGCTATTTTATCACCATGACCTGTAACCCTGAATGGGATGAGATAAAAAGAGAAGTGACTCCCATTGGATTGAAGGCAGAAGACCGTCCTGATATATTATGTCGAGTTTTCAAGATCAAGTTTGATGGTTTGATTGATGACCTAAAAGAGGAAAAAATCTTTGGCAAAATTTTGGGAT AtgacatagacaaacatataacAGCTGAGATTCCTGATGAAAATGAAAGGCCAAATCTACATGGAGCTTTTCAAAATTACATGGTACATGATCCATGTGATCC GCGTACTGATAACGGTCGAATAGTGAAAAAAAGGGAATGTGTACTAGACAATAAATTCATTGTTTCGTATAATCCAGAATTGTTGCTCAAGTTCGGGTGCCACATAAATGTGGAATACACATGCCAAACAAGTTCTATTAAGTATCTGTTTAAGTATGTACACAAGGGTAATGACCGCGTAACAACTACTCTATACAATGTTGGTGATCCGTCAGAAGCCACACAAGTTGTTGACAAAATTAGGAATTACTATGATTTTAGGTACATTTTGGCATGTGAGGCAGTCTGGCGTCTATTTGGATATGAAATCCAAGAGAAAGAAGTATTTGTGATTAGACTTTCATTCCATTTGGAGGATAAGCAACTTGTGGTTTATGGTAAAAAATCTAATGTGAATGATATCGTCGAAAGAGCAATATCTCATAAGTCCATGTTTTTGGGATGGATGGCGGCGAACATGTCATATCCCTATGCTCGAAGTCTGACTTATGCTGAGTTTCCAACCAAGTTTGTTTGGAAGGACGATTCTTCAAAGTGGTTTTCTCGAAAGAAAAGCTTCACAATTGGAAGGTTGACTCATGTACCTGCAG AGTTAACAATGTCAGATGATGAGATTAAGCAATTGTGCTTAATGGATATAGACAAGATCTTACATTCCTATGGTAAAACCTTGAAAGACTATCCTCCTATGCCTTTAGCAATTGAAGTTGATAGTTCTTTGTTAACCGAAAAGATTATTAGGGAAGAGCTAAACTTTAACAGGGATGATTTAAAGAAAAATGCCTCAGACATGTTAGCCATCGCAACACCTGAGCAGAGATATGCATTCGATAAAATTGTTACAGCTGTGTATTGTGATGAAGGGGGTTTTTTCTTTGTATATGGTCATGGG GTGctcaaactaaca